The nucleotide window ACGGACATCAGGCTTCCCCAAGCTGAGCCCCATTATGCGATGAAGTTCACGGCCGAGGCAGGAGAGCCATGATCCCCGAAGCGCCGGCCCCTGTCACGGGCCGGAGGTCGGGGGTGTCGCCTGCGCCGATGGCGCCGCCTGCAGCAGGCGCTTCAGTCCGCGCGAGACCTTGCGCCAGACCCACCACACCGCCAAGGCGATCAGCAGCGACACCCCCATCACCAGGCATAACGCAATCCAGGGGTGCGCAAAGGCCAAGGCCAGCCCGCCGACCACCACGGCATCCTCGGTGACCGAGGCGGCCCAGTTGCTGACCGGCTCGGGCGAGGTGTTCATCAGCGCGCGCGATCCGCTTTTCAGCACATGGCTGGTCAGCGCGATGCCGGCCCCCGCGGCCAGCGCGCCGCCGCTCAGCTGCCCGTCGGGCGAGAGCGTGGCGGCGGCGAGGAAAGCGCCCGCCGGTACGCGGGCCAGGGTCTGCAGCAGGTCCCAGCCCGAATCCACGCCCGGAATCTTGTCGGCGAAGAACTCGGCCAGGGCCAGCGCGCCGGAGGTGCCCAGCACCCACCAGGACTGGGTGGCCTGCAGCGCCGGCGGCAGGTCCAGCCAACCGAGGGCGCCGGCCAGGCCCACGCCGAACACGGTGAGGTAGACGCGGATCCCGGCCATCCATGCCAACAGGATCCCAATTACGAAAAGATGCGCTTCGGACATCCCGGCCACTCCCGTTAGACTCGTGGGCTCGCGCCACTGCGGCGAGTATAGGGGTCCCGTCTGGCTGCCGGCTGAGCATCGCCCGCCGCCCGTCCACCATGTCCGCACCTGTTCCTTCCCGCTTCCGGATCGTGCCGCG belongs to Pseudoxanthomonas sp. F37 and includes:
- a CDS encoding DUF4126 domain-containing protein; amino-acid sequence: MSEAHLFVIGILLAWMAGIRVYLTVFGVGLAGALGWLDLPPALQATQSWWVLGTSGALALAEFFADKIPGVDSGWDLLQTLARVPAGAFLAAATLSPDGQLSGGALAAGAGIALTSHVLKSGSRALMNTSPEPVSNWAASVTEDAVVVGGLALAFAHPWIALCLVMGVSLLIALAVWWVWRKVSRGLKRLLQAAPSAQATPPTSGP